The Methanolacinia petrolearia DSM 11571 genome has a segment encoding these proteins:
- a CDS encoding thioredoxin family protein: protein MSSPVTMELNDLNWENFVEKTEKPVIVMFYSEKCPHCRTIMPYFEEYAGKYHEKMRFGLLNISDAIWLSEKFGVMATPTFKFFCGGRPVQEMVGAVYPNIIEKRIAEMIEHGAECVEKSTEIKYEITGYG, encoded by the coding sequence ATGTCTTCACCTGTAACAATGGAGTTAAACGATCTCAACTGGGAAAATTTCGTCGAAAAGACCGAAAAACCTGTAATCGTGATGTTTTACAGCGAAAAATGCCCTCACTGCAGGACAATAATGCCTTATTTTGAGGAATATGCCGGAAAATATCATGAAAAGATGAGATTCGGCCTGCTGAATATCAGTGATGCAATCTGGCTCAGTGAAAAATTCGGGGTTATGGCGACCCCGACATTCAAATTTTTCTGCGGAGGGCGGCCCGTTCAGGAGATGGTCGGGGCGGTATACCCGAATATTATCGAGAAGAGAATTGCCGAGATGATCGAACACGGGGCAGAGTGCGTGGAAAAGTCCACCGAGATAAAATATGAGATAACCGGGTACGGATAA
- a CDS encoding pyridoxamine 5'-phosphate oxidase family protein, which translates to MEVVKIPHMEKEEYNRLIEEGYICRIAFQGEKYPYMAPFLYVFDGKFLYFLSTKYGRKNDLYRLNPYVCVEVERYSSDLSCYDFVTMQGYLVQEEDSITKKQVREMFVDMIVKNKLSPNILAALGHAPSDPIESIATEERSNIWKLTGVTDIVALKNL; encoded by the coding sequence ATGGAAGTTGTCAAAATACCTCATATGGAAAAGGAAGAGTATAACAGACTGATTGAGGAGGGGTATATATGCCGGATAGCTTTTCAGGGGGAAAAATATCCGTATATGGCCCCGTTCCTCTATGTTTTTGACGGAAAATTTCTGTATTTCCTGTCTACAAAATACGGGAGAAAGAACGATCTTTACAGGCTGAATCCTTATGTCTGCGTGGAGGTCGAGAGATATTCGTCCGATCTTTCGTGTTATGACTTTGTGACCATGCAGGGATACCTTGTCCAGGAGGAGGACTCCATAACCAAGAAGCAGGTCCGGGAGATGTTTGTCGATATGATCGTGAAGAACAAACTTTCTCCAAATATTCTTGCCGCACTTGGTCATGCTCCTTCGGACCCGATCGAGTCTATCGCGACGGAGGAGAGATCGAATATCTGGAAGTTGACGGGAGTTACCGATATCGTAGCTCTTAAGAATCTCTGA
- a CDS encoding putative manganese-dependent inorganic diphosphatase: MNEIYVIGHRNPDTDSICSVIAYAELLNSKGNGTYIPARCGPVTEETGYALDYFGIEEPRYIESVEASISDLPQIYSISAEESVPTIDIVKIMDENNVRNVPITDSEGFLKGLISEYGLAQAYVRRDKIEQLSITPIKLDTLKRILHAEILVPSCDLLEGRVYIAIDALHVTLSKLTKNDVAIVGDNEPAQLALIAAGIAALILADGAPAGERVRKAAEAKGVAVLSTKLDAFGVGKMINLSLPASQIMATDVPTVSMEDSTDYAKQLVSNSRYRTACVTGKDGKYQGMISRNTFLDDISKNVILLDHNEFGQAVEGIEKAEILEIIDHHRIGTISTLKPICFINEPVGSTCTIIASRYLRSKTEISRGIAGILLSGILSDTMVLRLSTTTDRDREIVDRLSKIAGVDPIEYGTELIKRGMNLEGEDLETLLMRDTKSYELYGKKIIISQIMVPTFEFSHENSQEIISTSKKIKKSSGVDIFAVLLTSVFENSSELYLVADEIVLSNTGAEKQPLLLEGMMSRKNDFIPWFGHILKNL, encoded by the coding sequence ATGAATGAAATCTATGTAATCGGGCACAGGAATCCCGATACCGATTCGATATGCAGCGTCATAGCATATGCCGAATTATTGAATTCAAAGGGAAACGGAACCTATATCCCTGCAAGATGCGGGCCCGTGACCGAGGAGACCGGTTATGCGCTCGATTATTTCGGGATTGAAGAACCGCGCTACATCGAAAGTGTAGAGGCATCAATATCCGACCTTCCGCAGATCTACTCGATCAGCGCCGAAGAGAGTGTTCCTACGATAGACATCGTTAAAATAATGGACGAGAACAATGTCCGCAACGTCCCGATAACAGACTCCGAAGGCTTTCTCAAAGGACTCATCAGCGAGTACGGTCTCGCCCAGGCCTATGTCCGGCGCGATAAGATCGAACAGCTCTCGATAACCCCGATCAAGCTGGACACTCTCAAGAGAATACTTCACGCGGAAATTCTCGTTCCCTCCTGCGACCTTCTCGAAGGACGTGTCTATATCGCGATCGACGCCCTCCACGTGACATTATCAAAACTGACCAAAAACGATGTCGCGATCGTCGGCGACAACGAACCGGCACAGCTCGCACTGATAGCCGCAGGAATTGCCGCGCTCATCCTCGCAGACGGAGCACCGGCCGGCGAACGTGTACGGAAAGCCGCAGAGGCAAAAGGAGTCGCCGTTCTTTCAACGAAACTCGACGCATTCGGTGTCGGAAAGATGATCAACCTCTCTCTTCCGGCCAGCCAGATAATGGCCACCGACGTCCCGACCGTATCGATGGAGGATTCGACGGATTACGCCAAGCAGCTGGTCTCGAATTCGAGATACAGGACGGCCTGCGTAACCGGCAAAGACGGAAAATACCAGGGGATGATCTCGCGGAACACATTCCTCGACGATATATCGAAGAACGTGATCCTGCTCGACCACAACGAATTCGGACAGGCGGTCGAGGGAATCGAGAAGGCCGAGATCCTCGAGATCATCGACCACCACAGGATCGGGACGATATCGACATTAAAACCCATATGCTTCATAAACGAACCCGTAGGCTCGACATGCACGATCATCGCCTCAAGATACCTCAGGAGCAAAACAGAGATCAGCCGCGGGATCGCCGGGATACTTCTATCGGGAATCCTGTCGGATACGATGGTCCTCCGCCTTTCGACAACCACCGACAGGGACAGGGAGATCGTGGACCGGCTCTCGAAAATTGCGGGGGTCGATCCGATCGAATACGGCACGGAACTGATAAAGAGAGGCATGAATCTTGAGGGTGAGGATCTTGAAACTCTTCTCATGAGAGATACGAAAAGTTACGAACTCTATGGGAAGAAGATAATCATCTCCCAGATCATGGTTCCGACATTCGAGTTCTCGCATGAAAATTCGCAGGAGATAATCAGCACTTCAAAAAAGATCAAAAAGTCCTCGGGAGTAGATATCTTCGCCGTCCTCCTGACAAGCGTCTTTGAAAATTCAAGCGAACTCTACCTTGTGGCAGACGAGATCGTTCTCTCGAATACGGGTGCGGAAAAACAGCCGCTCCTCCTTGAAGGGATGATGTCGAGGAAGAACGATTTCATCCCATGGTTCGGCCATATTCTGAAGAACCTGTAG
- a CDS encoding ABC transporter substrate-binding protein — MENNTTAEKIVITDAPGRVITLDEPAQRIACTHYSVSEAIQLAGAWDKVVARDGYLSNEKFYPGVEDLPVICPARNPMDINYEEIIAIHPDVLILPNFSWLGDTDEIIGKLEPDVHVVFVDTLNPDTFCDTIETIGKIAGTEDEAGEYIEFYRSIYDPVVSITSDISKEDRPNVFFKAFSDEIDEIKTYGSEFPGGNELFNAAGVRNVAEDLPINCADVDEEWLLEQDIDAIAAICWDKKYPETFGYNVSDPSAARIQAEEIKDEIGELDVFSNSKAVEDDEIYLLNNEMTSTPRYIITIAYMAKWFHPDLFEDLDPKALHQEYLDRFIPGDYNLSECGLMVYPD, encoded by the coding sequence TTGGAAAATAATACGACAGCAGAAAAAATCGTAATCACGGACGCTCCCGGCAGGGTGATTACACTTGATGAGCCCGCCCAAAGAATTGCGTGTACCCATTATTCCGTATCCGAAGCAATCCAGCTCGCCGGAGCATGGGACAAGGTAGTTGCAAGAGACGGATACTTATCGAATGAGAAATTTTATCCCGGTGTCGAAGACCTGCCTGTTATCTGCCCTGCCAGGAATCCGATGGATATCAATTACGAGGAGATCATCGCGATCCATCCGGATGTTTTAATTCTGCCGAACTTCAGCTGGCTCGGAGATACCGACGAGATAATCGGCAAGCTTGAACCTGATGTGCACGTTGTCTTCGTCGATACATTAAACCCGGATACATTCTGCGACACTATCGAGACTATCGGAAAGATCGCCGGGACGGAGGACGAAGCCGGGGAATATATCGAATTTTACAGGAGCATCTATGATCCTGTCGTGAGCATTACATCCGACATTTCGAAAGAAGATCGTCCTAATGTCTTCTTCAAGGCTTTTTCAGATGAAATTGACGAGATCAAGACGTACGGCAGTGAATTCCCCGGGGGAAATGAGCTCTTCAATGCCGCAGGCGTCAGGAATGTCGCGGAAGATCTGCCGATAAATTGTGCGGATGTTGACGAAGAATGGCTTTTGGAGCAGGACATCGATGCCATTGCAGCCATATGCTGGGACAAAAAATATCCCGAGACGTTCGGGTATAATGTTTCGGACCCTTCCGCCGCGAGAATTCAGGCAGAAGAGATCAAAGACGAGATCGGTGAACTGGACGTCTTTTCAAATTCGAAGGCGGTTGAAGACGACGAGATCTATCTCCTGAACAATGAGATGACCTCCACTCCCAGGTATATTATTACGATAGCATACATGGCGAAATGGTTCCATCCCGACCTTTTCGAAGACCTCGACCCGAAGGCGCTCCACCAGGAATACCTGGACCGGTTCATACCCGGCGACTACAACCTATCGGAATGCGGACTGATGGTCTATCCCGATTAA
- a CDS encoding methyltransferase — protein MKELPEIKESLTGIYDISLSPVRANALAAGAELRIFDHLNSPVTAKKIAEECNYCAETTEEFLNVLVACGLLEKKNSEYLNRPDTRQFLVSDSPTYYGKILLREYHRISMTPAEIIETVKGGPAGPKEEDDMGLEEFWSDYARSIANWERSGSAQKLGEIISKLPQFDSFEHMLDLGGGPGLMGIAVLQHHPSMTGVVFDQPAVAKVAGEFISYYGLDARMTVMGGNYLQDSFGTGYDLILCSCTLNFALGCMDEMVQKIYYALNPGGVFASLHDGIFNEGTAPEFHILNMMSSAFSGFNWGIKKGLIAESMKKAGFEEVTSESIDLDVGPFDLDIAVKGS, from the coding sequence ATGAAAGAATTACCTGAAATCAAAGAATCACTTACAGGGATCTACGATATATCCCTGTCGCCGGTAAGGGCAAACGCTCTTGCGGCAGGTGCCGAACTCAGAATATTCGATCACCTGAACAGCCCGGTGACAGCGAAAAAAATTGCGGAAGAATGCAACTATTGTGCAGAAACGACCGAAGAATTCCTGAACGTACTTGTGGCATGCGGTCTGCTCGAAAAGAAGAACAGCGAGTATCTCAACCGCCCGGACACAAGGCAGTTCCTCGTATCCGACAGCCCCACTTATTACGGCAAAATTCTGCTGCGTGAATACCACCGAATCTCGATGACCCCGGCGGAGATTATTGAAACCGTTAAAGGCGGTCCGGCCGGCCCGAAGGAAGAGGACGATATGGGCCTTGAGGAATTCTGGTCGGACTACGCCCGCTCGATTGCCAACTGGGAGCGTTCGGGTTCTGCGCAAAAACTCGGTGAGATAATTTCAAAACTCCCTCAATTCGACTCCTTCGAACATATGCTCGATCTCGGAGGCGGGCCGGGACTGATGGGAATAGCGGTTCTGCAACATCACCCGTCAATGACCGGGGTCGTATTCGATCAGCCTGCCGTTGCGAAAGTAGCCGGAGAATTCATCAGCTATTACGGGCTGGACGCGAGAATGACAGTTATGGGAGGCAATTACCTGCAGGACTCTTTTGGAACCGGCTACGATCTGATCCTCTGCAGTTGTACGCTGAACTTCGCTCTCGGGTGCATGGACGAGATGGTCCAAAAGATATATTATGCCCTGAATCCGGGCGGAGTATTCGCAAGCCTCCACGACGGGATCTTCAACGAAGGAACGGCCCCGGAATTTCACATTCTGAATATGATGTCAAGTGCATTTTCAGGATTCAACTGGGGGATCAAAAAAGGTCTTATCGCCGAATCGATGAAGAAAGCAGGGTTTGAAGAAGTAACCTCCGAATCGATCGATCTCGATGTCGGACCGTTCGATCTCGACATAGCTGTAAAGGGATCATAA
- a CDS encoding ABC transporter substrate-binding protein translates to MFQKPGIFIAIFLVVVAMTAAILLLTTGEEENEALQAEDRITITDAYGREVTLDGPAERVAYSHHSLSDSLRLIGAWDQVVGRDANIDDEHLFPGFEDIPEISQKMNAMDLNYEEIVEIHPDVLILPKFDWYTGADDIIQTLEPDIPVVFLNTLDPSPEIFNETIQKLGLITGNEERADEYLEFYNGVYDTIVSKTSLVDPEDRPRVFFRGIGKTSADQIVTYGKDMEWFQNFLDAAGAENVAKDLPISYGDVDREWLLEQDIDVIVVKCWEERYPGVFGYSATDRGEAIAGAEEIRNAIMEMDVFSNTDAVRNGDVYLFDDSMDATQRNIVGLAYLAKWLYPEEFSDLDPEAVHQEYISRFMEADYNLSQSGLFAYPAEAVV, encoded by the coding sequence ATGTTTCAAAAACCAGGAATATTCATAGCCATCTTTTTGGTTGTCGTTGCAATGACTGCAGCTATACTGTTGTTGACTACAGGTGAAGAAGAGAACGAAGCACTTCAGGCGGAAGACAGGATCACGATCACCGATGCATACGGGAGAGAGGTTACACTCGACGGCCCGGCCGAAAGAGTTGCATACTCGCATCACTCTCTAAGCGACTCGCTCAGGCTGATCGGGGCCTGGGACCAGGTCGTGGGGAGAGACGCGAATATAGACGACGAACACCTCTTCCCCGGCTTCGAGGATATTCCTGAAATATCCCAGAAAATGAATGCCATGGATCTCAACTATGAGGAGATCGTTGAAATTCATCCCGACGTCCTGATCCTCCCGAAATTCGACTGGTATACAGGGGCCGACGATATAATTCAGACACTCGAACCCGACATTCCGGTCGTCTTCCTTAACACTCTCGATCCGAGTCCGGAGATCTTCAACGAAACGATCCAGAAGCTCGGATTAATTACAGGAAATGAAGAGAGAGCAGACGAGTACCTGGAATTTTATAACGGCGTCTACGATACGATCGTATCGAAAACCTCGCTTGTCGATCCTGAAGATCGTCCGCGTGTATTCTTCAGGGGAATCGGAAAAACATCTGCCGACCAGATTGTAACATACGGGAAAGACATGGAATGGTTCCAAAATTTTCTCGATGCGGCAGGTGCGGAGAATGTGGCAAAAGATCTGCCAATATCTTACGGCGATGTCGATCGCGAGTGGCTGCTCGAACAGGATATCGACGTGATCGTTGTCAAATGCTGGGAAGAACGTTATCCCGGTGTTTTCGGTTATTCTGCAACAGACCGCGGGGAAGCTATTGCAGGTGCCGAAGAGATTCGCAACGCGATCATGGAGATGGATGTCTTTTCAAATACCGATGCGGTCAGAAACGGCGACGTGTACCTTTTTGATGATTCGATGGACGCCACGCAGCGGAATATCGTCGGACTGGCCTATCTTGCAAAATGGCTTTATCCCGAAGAGTTCAGCGACCTCGACCCCGAAGCAGTTCACCAGGAATATATCAGCCGTTTCATGGAGGCGGACTATAATCTCTCACAATCGGGACTGTTTGCATACCCGGCGGAGGCTGTGGTATAG
- a CDS encoding FecCD family ABC transporter permease — METNLKGNDGGFDICEGYHSYRSRKTLFIIGLVAAIIICIGIAASSGSADVALADAYNSILGKIFPESFESSWTAEICLWKLRFPRIFMALFTGIALGVAGCAMQATLKNPLADPYMLGVASAAGLGATIAIVFGAGILAGTYAIIGNAFLFSLIAAGIIILIGEKKDGSAEAMILTGIALMFFFQAVTTFIAYFADSEAVKSAMFWMVGDLGKVSWGDFYFVIPIVAVVVPVIVWKSWDLNILGGGDESATSLGINVKHFRIMIVALSSLLVAGVVSFVGAIGFIGLVSPHICRLIIGGDNRFLIPASGLMGAVFLIIADTIARTALSPVIIPVGVITAFLGVPFFVYLILFGRAKC, encoded by the coding sequence ATGGAAACAAATTTGAAAGGAAACGACGGCGGTTTTGACATATGCGAAGGCTATCACAGCTACAGGAGTAGAAAAACATTATTCATCATCGGACTTGTGGCTGCCATAATAATATGCATAGGAATAGCTGCATCCAGCGGTTCTGCCGATGTGGCGCTGGCGGATGCATATAACTCAATTCTCGGAAAGATATTCCCCGAAAGTTTCGAGAGTTCATGGACGGCGGAGATCTGCCTGTGGAAACTCCGCTTCCCGAGAATATTCATGGCGCTTTTTACCGGAATTGCACTCGGCGTTGCAGGCTGTGCAATGCAGGCGACACTGAAGAACCCGCTTGCCGATCCCTATATGCTCGGCGTGGCCTCGGCCGCAGGACTCGGGGCGACTATCGCGATCGTCTTCGGGGCGGGAATTCTTGCAGGGACATACGCTATTATCGGAAACGCATTTCTGTTTTCACTTATCGCCGCAGGAATTATTATCCTGATCGGCGAGAAGAAGGACGGTTCCGCGGAGGCGATGATCCTCACGGGAATAGCACTGATGTTCTTCTTCCAGGCGGTCACCACGTTTATCGCGTACTTCGCGGATTCGGAAGCGGTAAAGAGCGCTATGTTCTGGATGGTGGGAGATCTCGGTAAAGTCTCATGGGGCGATTTCTATTTCGTAATTCCCATCGTAGCAGTTGTCGTTCCCGTAATCGTATGGAAATCATGGGACCTGAATATTCTCGGCGGGGGCGACGAGAGTGCAACAAGTCTCGGGATAAACGTCAAGCATTTCAGGATCATGATCGTCGCCCTGTCCTCTCTCCTTGTGGCAGGAGTCGTAAGTTTTGTAGGTGCGATCGGCTTCATCGGCCTGGTTTCGCCCCATATCTGCCGGCTTATAATCGGAGGCGACAACAGGTTTCTGATACCGGCCTCGGGTCTTATGGGAGCGGTCTTCCTGATTATCGCCGATACTATTGCACGGACTGCCCTCTCGCCGGTAATTATTCCGGTCGGCGTAATCACCGCCTTTCTGGGGGTTCCGTTCTTTGTCTACCTGATATTGTTCGGGAGGGCGAAATGCTGA
- a CDS encoding ABC transporter ATP-binding protein — protein sequence MLKLKIENLSLSYGTEKVLKNISMEFEEPGIVGIIGPNGAGKSTLLRCINNILKPQAGRVLIDDKDISRMEATEIAGKLGYVPQEFPVSFLSTVFDTVLTGRRPYTSWRIGQKDLKIAADVIKMLDLEDIALRNISELSGGQQQRVMIARALAQQTGILLLDEPTSKLDIRHQLEVMDIIKKLSAEKQLLSIIVMHDLNLASRYTDKILMLKSGRIAYSGSPADVLTRENIGDVYGVDAKIIIEDDLPHVIPVQPI from the coding sequence ATGCTGAAGCTGAAGATTGAAAACCTCTCGCTTTCGTATGGGACGGAAAAGGTCCTGAAGAACATTTCGATGGAATTCGAAGAACCGGGAATAGTGGGCATCATCGGCCCCAATGGGGCGGGTAAGAGTACACTCCTCCGGTGCATCAACAATATACTTAAACCGCAGGCAGGAAGAGTGCTAATCGACGACAAGGATATCAGCAGGATGGAAGCAACGGAGATCGCGGGAAAGCTCGGGTACGTCCCGCAGGAATTTCCGGTGTCGTTCCTTTCGACTGTCTTCGATACCGTTCTGACCGGTCGCCGCCCGTACACCTCGTGGAGAATCGGACAGAAAGATCTGAAGATTGCAGCGGATGTCATAAAAATGCTGGATCTCGAAGATATCGCACTCAGGAATATATCCGAACTGTCGGGGGGCCAGCAGCAGCGGGTAATGATCGCGAGGGCATTAGCACAGCAGACCGGGATTCTGCTACTTGACGAACCCACATCGAAACTGGATATCAGGCACCAGCTTGAGGTTATGGATATCATCAAAAAACTCTCGGCGGAAAAACAACTTCTCTCCATAATCGTCATGCACGACCTGAACCTGGCGTCGAGGTACACCGATAAAATCCTGATGCTGAAGTCGGGGCGGATTGCATATTCGGGAAGCCCGGCAGATGTCCTTACACGGGAAAATATCGGAGACGTCTACGGAGTCGATGCAAAAATAATTATTGAAGACGACCTGCCCCATGTAATTCCCGTCCAGCCGATCTGA
- a CDS encoding FeoA family protein, whose protein sequence is MLKKFIELKYGEEGIITDITGFAAELNDIGIYKGKTIRMLSVLPIRKNVIVAIMGQRIILSPEMASDILVEPAMETEFAR, encoded by the coding sequence ATGCTCAAGAAATTCATAGAACTGAAATACGGAGAAGAAGGGATTATCACGGATATCACCGGATTTGCGGCTGAGTTAAATGACATCGGAATCTACAAAGGCAAAACGATCCGGATGCTTTCAGTACTGCCGATCAGGAAGAACGTCATCGTGGCGATAATGGGACAAAGGATCATTCTGTCTCCGGAAATGGCCTCGGATATCCTTGTAGAACCGGCTATGGAGACGGAATTTGCGAGGTGA